From Xenopus tropicalis strain Nigerian chromosome 3, UCB_Xtro_10.0, whole genome shotgun sequence, the proteins below share one genomic window:
- the LOC100489417 gene encoding uncharacterized protein LOC100489417: protein MFPANTSGRHYVVCATRRRSARENYRHSEPSAAPSDMEGRSGRKVKASSRDTSNEKKLFKAIYINRFGKHSSGTVLQYGLRSGDKKVLISVAGENQAKRQHGNLRRSRKAGSKGTASPEIPLLRPKHGSWIETSTNRERGNQHTNVHKWGEHTADINGRHKGKSHNKERKVLDDQFRLKRGEPARHNGTPATCSQNVKLDKHHSVLHVIAKMLEENEQLRQRLHDCSQKCTQ from the exons ATGTTTCCAGCAAACACCTCAGGAAGGCACTACGTGGTTTGTGCCACAAGGCGGCGCAGTGCGCGGGAAAACTACCGTCACAGTGAGCCCAGTGCAGCGCCCAGTGATATGGAAGGGAGGAGTGGCCGTAAGGTGAAGGCTTCTAGTCGTGACACCTCAAATGAGAAGAAACTTTTCAAAGCGATATATATAAATCGCTTCGGAAAACACAGCTCAGGGACAGTCTTACAATATGGGCTTCGGTCCGGAGACAAGAAGGTCCTAATTTCTGTGGCAGGGGAAAACCAGGCTAAGAGACAGCATGGGAACCTGAGGCGCAGTAGGAAAGCGGGGAGTAAAGGAACCGCGTCCCCTGAGATCCCGCTGTTGCGGCCTAAACACGGATCCTGGATTGAGACTTCAACAAACCGAGAAAGAG GCAATCAGCATACAAATGTACATAAGTGGGGTGAGCATACCGCAGATATAAATGGCAGACACAAAGGCAAATCTCATAATAAAGAG AGAAAAGTCTTGGATGACCAATTCCGTTTGAAGCGAGGGGAACCAGCACGGCACAATGGGACACCTGCAACATGCAGTCAGAATGTTAAG ttggACAAGCACCATAGTGTATTACATGTTATTGCAAAAATGTTAGAAGAAAATGAACAACTGAGACAGAGACTTCATGACTGCAGTCAAAAATGCACCCAAT AG